The following DNA comes from Hordeum vulgare subsp. vulgare chromosome 3H, MorexV3_pseudomolecules_assembly, whole genome shotgun sequence.
ATGAGCCAGACTACATGCAGGTACAGAGTAATATACACTTGTGTGGGTCACTAGCAGACTAGCTATCTATGACACAGAACTAATCAAGTATATGGCTACCTTTTAGTATCAACACATGAGAAGTATAGGATCTGTTGGTGCTGCAAGAGCAATATGCATGAATTCTATCGCCTTCTAGGAAGAACGGACGCAACTAGATTCATGAACACCCAATTCAGAAGTAATAACACAAAATCAGCTGATACATAGGGACTACCAAAAGAAGTTGCAAGTTGCAGCAGAAATACTTGGATCCACTTAACCTGATCAATGGACGCAGATATATATACAAATATAAATTATCAAATATTTCAAGTAAATCCAACTTATGTATTTTTTAAATTGTCTTGGCGCTAATTGTTTCTTCATGAATTACATAATGAAGTGCACCCAACCATCTTACTCAAAAGTAATTAGATACTACGGACAGCACACAGCTGGTAGTTGCAGCTTCCTCTACCAACATATATATTACTGTGAATGTACATTGTTgtcttgttgatgttgctgcgatTCATTCTCCTTTTCTTTGGCATTGCTGCAATTCAGCACACGTGTTTTCAGGACCAGCTCCGGAGTGATTGATACAGATGCCAATCAAGCCAACCAGAGGTTAGTAAGATTGGGACTCTTCAATTTCTAACCGGATATATTCCAACCCATATGTAAAGGAAAATGGGCATAAACAAAAGAAAGTAATGAAAATTTGAGGTGTGCTTAAAAACTCTTCTAAGTGGGTCAGAATACCGTCTGACAAACTCCACATTCATTTGTCATAAGGCTGGGCCAAGGGTCCAAGGCAATCCACTATTGCACCAGAGCCTTTTGAAACCTAATGCTGATGCTCACCCATTGTTCACACTTCACAGTAGACTTAACCATTTGACAAAGTAAAATTCAAACGTTAATGCCTAAAATAGATTCCAATAGCTTGAGACTAGTGATCCTTGTGTGATATATCCTTACCCTTCTCAGGTAAGTACCCTTCAGCTACCTTGTGATGGATGGCATGGCCTAAATTGAACTAAGCCCCAGAGTTTTCTTTGCAATCTGTTTTGTATAACAGGATCTGACAGATTCAGCAGCACTGAATTTCCCAAGTGATGCATAAGTGTTAGAAAGTAACAACACATGTCCATAATCGAATGGTTCCACTGTAAGCACCTTCTCCGCAGCAACATTAGTGAACTTCATGTCACTGTGCAAATGACCCCCTCCCATAAGGGCTTTCCAAGCATTTAGTCCCAATTTATTGTCAGTCAAGCTAGCCACTCCTGCTGCTTCATCCAAGCGGCCAGCTCTTGCCAACATATCCACTATGCATCCAATGTGCTCCTGACATGGATTTATGCCCTTCTCATGCATCATTCTTCTAAAGATGATCAATCCAGCATCCACCAGGCCGGAATGGCTGCAAGCTAGCAATGTGTTCAAGTATGTTACACTGTCTCGGTCCTCGCTAGATTTCTCCATTTCATTAAAAAGTGCTATCGCTTCCTCTCCTTGGCCATTTATACCAAAGGATAATATCATAGTATTCCATGAGACAGTGTCACGATAAATCATCTCATCAAACAATTTTTGGGCTAGAGCCACATATCCACACTTACCATAAACTGCCATTAGGGTGTTAAGAACAGGTCTGTACAGAGAGAAACCTGATTTGTAGCTATACCCATGAAGCTGAACACACAGGTCAAATTTAGCAATCACATAACATGCGAGCAATAAGGTGACTAACGTTACAGAATCAATCGCAAACAAGCCTTCATGCCTCATCTTAGCAAAGAGATGCAATCCTTCTAGCACATCTCCATTTTCTACACACGCTGCCACCATTGCAGTCCATGAGACCAAACTCTTATCCCTTGTGCCATCAAACAAATTCCTTGCAGAGCTTAAATCCTTACATTTGGAATACATTGTAATTAGGGAATTCACTACAGGAAGCTCTCTACTGAATCCACGGATTACAATCTGGTTATGAACTAACTTTCCTCTGCTTCCATCACCCATAAGTGCACAAGCTTGCACCAAACCAACCACTGATACCATGTCAGGAACTATACCATTTGACCTCATCTTGACAAACATACATATAACTTCACGAGCATGCCCTTTCTCAAGAAGGAAACCCATCATCATCGTCCAACTAACAACATTGTTGACAGGAACCTTCCTGAAAATCTCTCTTCCAATCTCAAGACTAGCAAAACTCAAGTACATGCCCAGTATAGAGTTTGTCACTGATACATCCAAATCAAGCCCCATCTTGACTGCGTAAGCATGTGCAGTCCCACACAGTCCAGCATCACCACAACCAGCACAAGCTTGAGCAGTGCTTATCATAGTCACAACATTACGAATTGGCCCCAACGAACGAATCAACCTTTTAAACACCAGCACTGCCTCCTCGAACAAATCATTGTGCACTAACCCAGAGATCATCGCGTTCCAGGTAACTATACCTGGATCCCTCATTTCAGTAAACAAAGCACGTGCCTTGATGGGGCAACCGCATTTCGCGTATGAATCAAGCAGCGCGGTTTGGACAAAAGGATTGGAGTCCAACCGAAGCTTGACAACCCACCCATGGATGCACTCGGTGAGCACGGCGTCACCAAGCCCAGCCGCGGCGAGCGATGCACCGACCAAGGTGAACGAGTTTGGGCACACCCCTGCCCTCACCATGCCGACAAACAGCCCAACGGCCTCGTCGAACGACCCGGCCCTCGCACTCTGGTAGATTGCCGCCGAGCAGGCGACAACGTCCCTAACAGGCATTCTGTCGAACAGTTCGCGAGGCTGGGCGGAGCCAGGTCGTCCAGGGCCTGGGAGCCGTTTCGTCGAGCACCTACCGCGCGCGTCATCTGAACCCGCCCAGCACCCACCACGCGAGAAGTTATAGTGCTACCGACCAAATGAGGAATGGCTTTAGTTTGCAATGTGGGCTGGTCTTTACCTTCGGTGACGGtgccgaaggaggagaaggcgtcCGTCAGCGACCGCTCGTCCGCGGACCACGAGAGCCCTGCCCATGGTCGCAACCAAACGAGGCAAACTGAGGTGAGATCCAGGGAATGATCGGGGAAGAAGTAAACGGGGGCAGGAGGGTGGAGGTGGTACCGGCGACGAAGAGCTTGTGCTTGTTGGAGGCCGGCTGTGGCGGTGGGGCGGGATGGGGAGGGGTCGGCTCGTGCGGTGGAGGGGCGACGGCGGAGAGAGAGCGGCGCAGGTGATGTTGGAGAGGCGCGAGGCGGAGGCGCGAGAGCAGCTCCGGGAGCGCCATGCCGGCGGGGCCGGTGACGGGCTGGCGGGCTGGCCAACAGAACAGAGACGAGCACCGGGTAGAATTCTACAGCGAGGCCGCAGGGGGTATATCGGGGGGGACTTGGAGTTGCCGAGTTGCTTTTTTGCCACTtagcctgtttgggactgctctatTTCAGAAAATTCAGCTTCACTCTAGAAAATATAAGTCAATCGGGGTAGCTTCACGATATACAGCTTCATAAAAAAAAACTAGAATTTAGGGTCCAACTTTCTGTTTTTTATGAAGCTCTCTATGAGGTGCTTCATAAAATTGTAGAAGCTGAAGTTGGAGCAAAATTACCCATCGCTGTCACCCGTAAGTGGATACGCCTTCGTTTCTCCcctctcatccaatcaaatagatccTTTCCATCAAATTTTCCATTCGTGAAGCTGGAGTTGGATAAAAGCCAAACGTTTTCTTTGAAAGAGCTACAACTTCCGTATGAAACTGCTTCAAAGTGGATTTGATGGAGCGGAGCTGCTTTTGATAGAGCAGagcggttccaaacagggcctaaactACACTGCAGGGTTCCCGTAAAAGAATCAGCACATCATCCTCGTGGCTCGTCCCGAGCCATTGACATGTGGGCCTGCGACACTCGGTTGAATATGTGAGAAGGCATTGTATTTGAACGGGGGGACAAGTTACGACATCGATTTTACGTATTTTGCAAGTTTAGGAATCAAATTAAACGCGTCGGACAAGTTAAGGCACTCACAGTGTATTTAACTCTTTTTTTCATTCATCCATGAACAGTGATACGTATTtaataataaagaaaaaataACTGTAGATCCTCACACTTATCGCGGTTGTCATTTACTCCACATAGTTAGAAATATTCAAAATAGGACCACAAAACTTGTCCTAGAGGTTCACATACGGTCTTTCCACTATGCGTTCTCCTAAATCACCTCCACGCCGTCGGACTGCTGCTATATGCGAGTAAACCAGgtttttttctttgcaaaattagACAAACTTACACCCACCACCCCACTTGGTCAGATCGCACCACACCACGTGGTCGGGATTGCCCACTCGCTCGCTTCTCCCCCTCGGCTCGCTTCTCCCTTCTCAAACCTAAGCTCCACCGCCATCGACGTCGCTACCATCGTcgcatccactactgcagtcgcaTCTTGTGTCGTCGCCGCATCCACTACCTCCATCGATTGTCGCTGCTGCCCCCACATCAACTGCCCCCGGCCTTCGCTGATGCCATCGCATCAAGTGTCGCTGCCACCGTCGGATCCACTGTCGCCGCTGCCACGTGGAGCGACTTCACTCTACCACGGTTGTCGTCATCATGTCATTTTCGAGCTCCGTCCGCTCTAGACCGCGTGGTTGCACCGTTGTTgtatgataatccccaagtgcaaggaattatcgtagcaatttccaaaggtggaagtgataagtatggagtgtcgaacccacaaggagctaaaggtaagctcaatattctctcaagtcctatctgccaatgATACGACTCTCCGTACATCAAACGTTTGCTTACAACtagaaacgagaaataaaactacgttgtgAGTATGAAGAGAATAGTTTTACATGATAACGGAGAACTAGAATATAAAAATAGGTGTTGTTATAATAaatttagaatatattacaatatagtaTTACAAAtaacgagtgtggaataatgatgggtcggtgtgTGGAATTGTTCTAGGCAATTGataaacaagatcggtaatcattattgcaattttatatgagggagaggcataagctaacatactttctctacttgtatcatatgcacttatgactgGAACTGTagaaagcattcgcaactactaaagatcattaaggtaaaacccaaccatagcattataaggtatcaagtcctctttattcccatacgcaaacaacctaCTTACTCGGGTCTGTGCTTCTATCACTCACGCCACCCACCATAAGTgaatcataaacatattgcaaaccctacagcggggatccctcatgcttgcgcgacacggagagcaccataggacaacaccaataataaaagatgcaactcaaaccaatctagatcatcaatcaacccaaaggacaaaagtaatctactcaaaacatcataggatggcaacacatcattggatcataatatgtggcataaagcaccatgatcaagtaggggattacagcgaggtgcgggagagtggaccgctgaaagaagatgaggatggtgatgaagatggtgatgttgatgaagacgatcaccgtggcgatggttcccccggtggcactcaggcaccatcgggagagagggggagagggtctcccccttgtgcctcctcctccatggcctccccccaaggtggggagaggttctccctctggtgcttggcctccatggtgatgatggcgatgatgaagatggcctccggtgatggtgaccCACTCGAGCAGGGTGccggagagggccaagattgttttttgtggctctggaggcttgcggcggcgaaactctcaatctaggtttctttctgggagttttggaatttataagaatttttggcgtcggtttCACGCCGGGAAGGTtcccgaggaagtcacaagcccggggggcgcgacctagggggtggccgcgcccaggcttgtggcttcctcgtccACTTCCTAGCCCACCTCTGgttcttcgggggtctcttttggtccataaaaaatcaccgtaaattttcatcccattccgagaacttttatttctgcacaaaaacgacaccatggtagttgtgctgaaaacaacgtcagtccggattagttctaaaaaaatcataccaaaatcatataggattattgtaaacatggcatgaatacttcataaattatagatacattggagacgtatcagcatccccaagcttaattcctgctcgtcctcgagtaggtaaatgataaaagaaataatttatgaagtgtgaatgctagcaagtgcacaagtttgacaAACGATACTTCCAATCAttttttctagcatcaatataaaccataaacagtagctcatctcataaaacttctcatgatcaagtaacaagatattcacatgttaaagtatggaccaaaaagtttcttgaaaactaacaaaccataatcctagtcatcgaacaattgcaattcatcttattttcaggaagggtctatgtaagagctttgatttagcaaattctacacactcaaagcatattttaagaGCAAATGACATccgtcgaacacagagaaagatagggcttaaagttttgcctcccagcttatttatcatatagataattgtcaacaataataattcatgatcaaatatatttaaatGGCCATGTATgcttagatctttccccaccacatgatgcttgccaagagaaaaaggcgaaatataggaagtggtgaagatcaccatgactctcgtataaaggtaagtactagaaagtaaaagataggcccttcaaagagggaagcattgatttgaagaggtgctagagctcaagcttttaaaatagaggtgaataataattttgagcagtatgatttcattgtcaacataacaactaagagatttcaatatcttccatgctaaatacattataggcgattcccaaacaAAATAGTACatattttactccccctccaccaattgaTCACAATCCATGgcaggccgaatccacgggtaccgtccatacaaataaCAATCCTGGGGAGTTTTATTTCATTAAATTtgttttgacttttgagcatggaactgggcatcccgattaccagccactttctcatgaatgatagtgaatcaacgtatatctaacccacctagcatggaagatagtgaCAGCCCCTagccactacatgagcgattcgggcatacaaaacggaatacttatttgaaggtttagagtatggtgttggaaatatgccctagaggcaataataaattagttattattatgtttcttagttcatgataatcgtttattatccatgctataattgtattgaatgaagacttatatacatgtgtggatacatagacaaaacattgtccctagcaagcctctagttggctagccagttgatcaaagatagtcagggtcttccgattatgaacaaggtgttgttgcttgataactggatcacgtcattaggagaatcacgtgatggactagacccaaactaatagacgtagcatgttgatcgtgtcattttgttgctactgttttctgcgtgtcaagtatttgttcctatgaccatgagatcatataactcactgacaccggaggaaagctttatgtgtatcaaacgtcgcaacgtaactgggtgactataaagatgctctacaggcatctccgaaggtgttagttgagttagtatggatcgagactgggatttgtcactccgtgtgacggagaggtatctcggggcccactcggtaatacaacatcacacacaagccttgcaagcaatgtgacttagtgtaagttgcgggatcttgtattacggaacgagtaaagagacttgccggtaaacgagattgaaataggtatgcggatactgacgatcgaatctcgggcaagtaacataccgaaggacaaagggaatgacatacgggattatatgaatccttggcactgaggttcaaacgataagatcttcatagaatatgtaggatcctatatgggcatccaggtcccgctattggatattgaccgaggagtccctcgggtcatatctacatagttctcgaacccgcagggtctgcacacttaaggttcgacgttgttttatgcgtatttgagttatatggttggttaccaaatgttgttcggagtcccggatgagatccaggacgtcacgaggagctccgaaatggtccggaggtaaagattgatatataggaagtcctgttttggtcaccggaaaagtttcgtgctcatcggtagtgtaccgggagtgccgggaggggtgccggggaccatcgggaggggtgtcacgccccaaggggtctcatgggctatgggaagagataaaccagcccctagtgggctggaataagttcccactaaggcccataaggtttgagaaggaaaaaacacaaggtggaaagagttttccaagtgggaaggtggaatcctactccaagtaggattggagtaggactcctccacctccaatttcggccaaaccttgagggtttgaggctgcctcttccctccccctccctcctatatatactgaggtattagggctgatttgagacgacttttgccacggcagcccgaccacatatctccacggttttacctctagatcgcgtttctgcggagctcgggcggagccctgctgagataagatcaccaccaacctccggagcgccgtcacgctcccggagaactcttctacctctccatctctcttgctggatcaagaaggccgagatcatcgtcgagctgtacgtgtgctgaacgcggaggtgccgtc
Coding sequences within:
- the LOC123445181 gene encoding glycine-rich RNA-binding protein 4, mitochondrial-like encodes the protein MALPELLSRLRLAPLQHHLRRSLSAVAPPPHEPTPPHPAPPPQPASNKHKLFVAGLSWSADERSLTDAFSSFGTVTEVRIMYDKNSGRSRGFGFVQFSNNHEAMCAKDAMDGKVMLGRALRISFALDKVRGGPVIVPRLPTAKQDE